A single genomic interval of Brevibacillus brevis harbors:
- a CDS encoding YitT family protein, giving the protein MEQPLAKSTHQKLPIGKLLKRVFGILIGASLFSVALEIFLVPNNIIDGGIVGISIITSHLSGLPLGVFLFVLNLPFLIIGYKQIGKTFALSTLFGVTIMSIGTTLLHPVPGLTDDPLLAAVFGGILLGIGVGLVLRYGGSLDGTEIVAVLLNKKSPFSVGEIVMFMNLFILSSAGFVFGWDRAMYSLIAYYIAFKMIDLTIEGFQESKAVWIISDNHKDLGDAIVARLGRGVTYLNGEGGYTGDDKKVIFCIITRLEEAKLKLIVEEVDENAFLAVGNIHDVRGGQFKKKAIH; this is encoded by the coding sequence ATGGAACAACCACTTGCAAAATCGACTCATCAGAAATTACCCATTGGAAAATTGCTCAAGAGGGTCTTCGGTATCCTGATTGGTGCTTCCCTGTTCTCAGTAGCACTCGAGATTTTTCTCGTACCGAACAATATTATCGACGGTGGAATCGTAGGTATCTCGATTATTACCTCGCACCTGTCTGGGTTGCCTCTTGGTGTTTTCCTTTTCGTGCTTAACTTGCCCTTCTTAATTATAGGGTACAAGCAAATCGGAAAAACGTTTGCACTCTCGACCCTCTTTGGGGTTACGATCATGTCAATTGGTACGACACTCCTTCACCCTGTCCCAGGGCTAACGGATGATCCCCTGCTTGCGGCTGTATTTGGGGGTATACTTCTCGGAATTGGCGTGGGACTTGTTCTTCGCTATGGAGGCTCTCTGGACGGTACAGAGATCGTCGCTGTACTGCTTAACAAGAAATCTCCGTTCTCCGTTGGTGAGATCGTAATGTTCATGAACTTATTCATTTTGAGCAGTGCCGGATTTGTATTCGGTTGGGATCGCGCGATGTACTCGCTGATCGCCTACTACATTGCATTCAAAATGATCGATCTGACCATCGAAGGCTTCCAGGAGTCTAAAGCGGTATGGATCATTAGCGACAATCACAAGGATTTGGGAGATGCGATTGTTGCTCGTCTGGGCCGTGGCGTTACCTATTTGAATGGGGAAGGCGGCTATACCGGAGACGACAAGAAAGTAATTTTCTGCATCATTACACGATTGGAAGAAGCCAAGCTGAAGCTGATCGTGGAAGAAGTAGACGAGAATGCCTTCTTGGCTGTCGGCAATATTCACGATGTGCGCGGCGGGCAGTTTAAGAAGAAAGCGATTCATTAA